The Brenneria rubrifaciens genome has a window encoding:
- the serC gene encoding 3-phosphoserine/phosphohydroxythreonine transaminase, with amino-acid sequence MTQVFNFSAGPAMLPVEVLRRAEQELCNWHGLGTSVMEISHRSNEFMQVAAESEQDLRDLLKIPSNYKVLFCHGGARAQFAAVPLNLLGDKSHADYVDGGYWAHSAVSEAEKYCIPNVIDVKNRVGDNLRAVKPMREWQLSDDAAFVHYCPNETIDGVAIEEEPDFGDKIVVADYSSSILSGPIDVSRYGVIYAGAQKNVGPAGLTLVIVREDLLGSARRELPSILNYQILADNGSMYNTPPTFAWYLSGMVFKWLKERGGLVEMEKCNKDKANLLYGAIDNSDFYRNDVAVANRSRMNVPFLLADAALDKVFLEEAQSAGLHALKGHRVVGGMRASIYNAMPIEGVKALTEFMADFERRHG; translated from the coding sequence ATGACTCAGGTTTTTAATTTTAGCGCCGGTCCAGCTATGCTGCCGGTTGAAGTATTGCGTCGGGCTGAACAGGAATTGTGTAACTGGCATGGCCTGGGTACATCGGTAATGGAAATCAGCCATCGCAGTAACGAGTTTATGCAGGTGGCGGCTGAGTCCGAACAAGATCTGCGCGATCTGTTGAAAATTCCCTCCAACTATAAAGTCCTTTTTTGTCATGGCGGCGCCCGGGCGCAGTTCGCCGCGGTTCCGCTCAATCTGCTGGGGGATAAATCTCACGCAGACTATGTTGACGGCGGTTACTGGGCCCACAGTGCGGTCAGCGAAGCAGAAAAATACTGTATTCCCAATGTCATTGATGTAAAAAACCGCGTGGGTGACAACTTGCGCGCCGTCAAGCCAATGCGTGAATGGCAATTGTCTGACGATGCCGCGTTCGTGCATTATTGCCCGAATGAAACGATCGATGGCGTGGCGATTGAGGAAGAGCCTGATTTCGGCGACAAGATTGTCGTGGCGGACTATTCATCCAGCATTCTGTCAGGTCCCATTGATGTCAGCCGTTATGGAGTCATCTATGCGGGCGCACAGAAAAACGTTGGTCCGGCGGGCCTGACGCTGGTTATCGTACGTGAGGATTTATTGGGCAGCGCTCGCCGCGAGCTGCCTTCCATCCTTAACTATCAGATTCTTGCCGATAATGGTTCTATGTATAACACCCCGCCGACATTTGCCTGGTATCTCTCCGGCATGGTCTTTAAATGGTTGAAAGAGCGGGGCGGCCTAGTCGAAATGGAAAAATGCAATAAAGATAAGGCGAATCTGCTTTATGGCGCGATCGACAACAGCGATTTCTACCGTAATGATGTCGCTGTCGCTAACCGTTCTCGCATGAACGTGCCGTTCCTGCTGGCCGATGCCGCGCTGGATAAAGTGTTTCTTGAAGAAGCCCAGAGCGCTGGACTGCATGCACTGAAAGGACACCGCGTGGTTGGCGGTATGCGTGCTTCCATCTACAACGCGATGCCCATTGAAGGCGTCAAGGCGTTGACCGAATTTATGGCTGACTTTGAGCGTCGCCACGGTTAA
- the pflB gene encoding formate C-acetyltransferase, giving the protein MTDLNEKLANAWEGFSKGEWQDEVNVRDFIQKNYTPYEGDESFLAGATKATTALWDSVMEGIKQENRTHAPVDFDTHVASTIVSHDAGYINKGLEKIVGLQTEAPLKRALIPFGGIKMVEGSCKVYGRELDPQLKKVFTEYRKTHNQGVFDVYTPDILRCRKSGILTGLPDAYGRGRIIGDYRRVALYGIDYLMKDKFAQFTSLQSKLENGEDLEATIRLREEIADQHHALSQIKEMAAKYGCDISGPATTAQEAVQWTYFGYLAAVKSQNGAAMSFGRVSTFLDIYFERDLKAGKITEEDAQELIDHLVMKLRMVRFLRTPEYDELFSGDPIWATESLAGMGLDGRTLVTKNSFRFLNTLYTMGPSPEPNMTILWSEKLPLSFKKYAAKVSIDTSSLQYENDDLMRPDFSNDDYAIACCVSPMIVGKQMQFFGARANLAKTMLYAINGGVDEKLKMQVGPKSNPIKSDVLEFNEVMERMDHFMDWLAKQYVTALNIIHYMHDKYSYEASLMALHDRDVYRTMACGIAGLSVAADSLSAIKYAKVKPIRDEDGLAVDFDIEGEYPQFGNNDARVDELACDLVERFMKKIQKLTTYRGATPTQSVLTITSNVVYGKKTGNTPDGRRAGAPFGPGANPMHGRDQKGAVASLTSVAKLPFAYAKDGISYTFSIVPNALGKDDDVRKANLAGLMDGYFHHETSIEGGQHLNVNVMNREMLLDAMENPEKYPQLTIRVSGYAVRFNSLTKEQQQDVITRTFTQSM; this is encoded by the coding sequence ATGACCGATCTGAATGAAAAACTGGCTAATGCGTGGGAAGGTTTCAGCAAAGGTGAATGGCAGGATGAAGTCAACGTTCGTGACTTCATTCAGAAAAACTACACACCGTATGAAGGTGACGAATCCTTTCTGGCCGGCGCAACCAAAGCAACCACAGCGCTGTGGGACAGCGTGATGGAAGGCATCAAACAGGAAAACCGCACACATGCGCCTGTTGATTTTGACACCCACGTCGCTTCCACCATCGTTTCTCACGATGCAGGCTACATCAACAAAGGCCTGGAAAAAATCGTTGGTTTACAAACTGAAGCTCCTCTGAAACGCGCACTGATTCCATTCGGTGGCATCAAAATGGTTGAAGGCTCCTGTAAGGTTTATGGCCGTGAGCTGGACCCTCAGTTGAAAAAAGTCTTCACTGAATACCGTAAAACACACAACCAGGGCGTGTTTGATGTTTACACCCCTGACATCCTGCGTTGCCGTAAATCAGGAATTCTGACTGGTCTGCCAGATGCATATGGCCGCGGTCGCATCATCGGTGACTACCGTCGTGTAGCACTGTACGGTATCGACTATCTGATGAAAGACAAGTTCGCCCAGTTCACCTCTCTGCAATCCAAACTGGAAAACGGTGAAGATCTTGAAGCCACTATCCGTCTGCGTGAAGAAATCGCCGATCAGCATCATGCGCTAAGCCAGATCAAAGAAATGGCAGCCAAATACGGTTGTGACATTTCCGGCCCGGCCACCACTGCGCAAGAAGCGGTACAGTGGACTTACTTCGGCTACCTGGCCGCGGTTAAATCGCAGAACGGCGCCGCTATGTCCTTCGGTCGTGTCTCCACTTTCCTGGACATCTATTTCGAACGCGATCTCAAAGCCGGTAAAATCACTGAAGAAGACGCTCAGGAACTGATTGACCATCTGGTTATGAAACTGCGTATGGTTCGTTTCCTGCGCACACCTGAATATGATGAACTGTTCTCCGGCGACCCGATATGGGCAACCGAATCTCTTGCCGGTATGGGTCTGGACGGTCGTACGCTGGTAACTAAAAACAGCTTCCGTTTCCTGAACACCCTGTACACCATGGGGCCGTCTCCAGAGCCGAACATGACCATTCTGTGGTCAGAAAAACTGCCGCTGAGCTTTAAAAAATACGCGGCGAAAGTGTCCATCGATACCTCTTCTCTGCAATATGAGAATGATGATTTGATGCGTCCTGATTTCAGCAACGATGACTATGCCATTGCCTGTTGCGTCAGCCCAATGATTGTCGGTAAGCAGATGCAGTTCTTCGGCGCCCGTGCAAACCTGGCGAAAACCATGCTGTATGCCATCAATGGCGGCGTGGACGAAAAACTGAAAATGCAGGTTGGCCCGAAATCCAATCCGATCAAAAGCGATGTTCTGGAATTTAATGAAGTGATGGAACGTATGGATCACTTTATGGATTGGCTGGCAAAACAGTACGTCACCGCGCTGAACATCATTCACTACATGCATGATAAGTACAGCTACGAAGCATCATTGATGGCGCTGCATGACCGTGACGTCTACCGTACCATGGCGTGTGGTATCGCCGGTCTGTCTGTTGCCGCCGACTCTCTGTCCGCGATTAAATACGCCAAAGTCAAACCCATTCGTGACGAAGACGGCCTGGCTGTAGACTTTGATATCGAAGGCGAATACCCGCAGTTCGGTAACAACGACGCACGCGTCGACGAACTGGCTTGCGATCTGGTTGAACGTTTCATGAAGAAAATTCAGAAACTGACGACTTACCGTGGAGCGACGCCGACTCAGTCTGTTCTGACCATCACCTCTAACGTGGTATATGGTAAGAAAACAGGTAACACACCAGACGGACGTCGCGCTGGTGCGCCATTCGGTCCCGGTGCCAACCCGATGCACGGTCGTGACCAGAAAGGCGCCGTAGCTTCTCTGACCTCCGTTGCCAAACTGCCGTTCGCCTATGCGAAAGATGGTATTTCCTACACCTTCTCTATCGTGCCGAACGCACTGGGTAAAGATGACGACGTTCGTAAAGCTAACCTGGCTGGCCTGATGGATGGTTACTTCCACCACGAAACCAGCATTGAAGGCGGTCAGCACCTGAACGTTAACGTGATGAATCGTGAAATGCTGCTTGATGCCATGGAAAACCCGGAGAAATATCCGCAGTTGACCATCCGCGTATCGGGTTATGCAGTGCGTTTCAACTCACTGACCAAAGAACAACAGCAAGACGTAATTACTCGTACCTTTACTCAGTCAATGTAA
- the pflA gene encoding pyruvate formate lyase 1-activating protein, giving the protein MSIIGRIHSFESCGTVDGPGIRFIVFFQGCLMRCLYCHNRDTWDTHSGKEITVEELMKEVVTYRHFMNASGGGVTASGGEAILQAEFVRDWFRACRKEGINTCLDTNGFVRRYDPVIDELLDVSDIVMLDLKQMNDDIHQNLVGVSNHRTLDFARYLAKRNQRTWIRYVVVPGWSDDDKSAHMLGEFTQDMPNIEKIELLPYHELGKHKWIAMGEEYMLDGVKPPKSETMDRIKSILEGYGHKVMY; this is encoded by the coding sequence ATGTCAATAATCGGTCGCATCCACTCCTTTGAATCCTGCGGTACTGTTGATGGTCCGGGTATTCGCTTCATCGTCTTCTTTCAAGGCTGCCTGATGCGTTGTCTGTATTGTCATAATCGGGATACCTGGGATACGCACAGCGGCAAAGAGATTACCGTTGAAGAATTGATGAAAGAAGTCGTGACCTATCGGCATTTTATGAATGCGTCAGGCGGTGGCGTGACGGCTTCGGGTGGAGAAGCGATCCTACAAGCGGAATTCGTACGCGACTGGTTCCGCGCCTGCCGGAAAGAAGGGATTAATACCTGTCTGGATACGAATGGCTTTGTACGTCGTTATGATCCGGTCATTGATGAATTGCTGGACGTCAGCGATATTGTCATGCTTGATCTGAAACAGATGAACGACGACATTCACCAAAATCTGGTGGGCGTATCAAACCATCGGACACTGGATTTCGCCCGTTATCTGGCAAAGCGTAATCAAAGAACCTGGATTCGCTATGTCGTTGTACCTGGCTGGTCAGATGATGACAAATCCGCGCATATGCTGGGTGAGTTTACACAAGATATGCCGAATATCGAGAAAATCGAGTTACTGCCCTATCACGAACTCGGCAAACACAAATGGATAGCGATGGGCGAGGAATACATGCTGGATGGTGTTAAACCACCCAAGTCCGAAACCATGGATCGCATCAAGTCAATTCTGGAAGGGTATGGGCATAAGGTCATGTATTGA
- the ycaO gene encoding 30S ribosomal protein S12 methylthiotransferase accessory factor YcaO, protein MTQTFIPGKDAALEVSIARFQRQLQDLGFNIEEASWLNPVPNVWSVHIRDRECPLCFTNGKGASKKAALASALGEYFERLSTNYFFADFYLGKTVANSEFVHYPNEKWFPVPADDSLPEGILDARLRKFYDPEQELSASDLIDLQSGNQKRGICALPFTRQSDQQTVYIPMNIIGNLYVSNGMSAGNTANEARVQGLSEVFERSIKNRIIAESISLPEIPQDVLNRYPGVVEAIATLEKEGFPIFAYDASLGGKYPVICVVLFNPANGTCFASFGAHPDFGVALERTVTELLQGRGLKDLDVFTPPTFDDEEVAEHANLETHFIDSSGMISWDMFKKQADYAFADWSFSGTTEEEFATLMAIFQQEDKEVYIADYEHLSVYACRILVPGMSDIYPAEDLLLANNSMGAHLRETLLALPDSHWEKEDYLALIQQLDDEGLDDFTRVRELLGIATGKDNGWFTLRVGELKSMLALAGGDLELALSWTEWTQDFNDSVFTAQRSNYYRCLQTLLLLALEPERDPSEYYDAFVKMYGRETVDAASAAIYGEQCFHGLFAVDADFSALPAHQSLLAAYEKLQQAKRRHWQKN, encoded by the coding sequence ATGACCCAAACATTTATCCCAGGCAAAGACGCCGCCCTGGAAGTTTCCATCGCCCGTTTTCAACGGCAGCTCCAAGACCTGGGGTTCAACATCGAAGAGGCCTCATGGCTGAATCCTGTGCCAAATGTCTGGTCAGTCCATATTCGCGATCGCGAATGTCCGCTCTGTTTTACCAATGGTAAAGGCGCCAGCAAGAAAGCCGCACTAGCCTCGGCACTAGGTGAGTACTTCGAGCGCCTGTCGACCAACTATTTTTTTGCCGATTTCTATCTTGGCAAAACTGTTGCCAACAGCGAGTTCGTTCATTATCCGAATGAAAAATGGTTTCCTGTTCCTGCGGATGACTCACTGCCTGAAGGCATTCTGGATGCTCGCCTGCGCAAATTCTACGATCCGGAGCAAGAACTGAGCGCCAGCGATCTGATCGACCTGCAATCCGGTAACCAGAAGCGCGGCATCTGCGCTCTACCGTTCACTCGTCAGTCCGATCAGCAAACCGTTTATATTCCGATGAACATTATCGGCAATCTTTATGTTTCCAATGGTATGTCAGCCGGTAACACCGCCAATGAAGCCCGCGTTCAGGGGTTGTCAGAAGTGTTCGAGCGCAGTATCAAAAACCGCATTATTGCCGAATCCATCAGTCTGCCGGAAATTCCGCAAGACGTGTTGAACCGCTATCCGGGCGTCGTTGAAGCCATTGCCACGCTGGAAAAAGAAGGCTTCCCCATTTTCGCTTACGATGCGTCACTGGGCGGGAAATACCCAGTTATTTGCGTTGTGTTGTTTAACCCCGCCAACGGCACCTGTTTCGCCTCGTTCGGTGCGCACCCGGATTTTGGCGTGGCGCTTGAGCGTACCGTAACCGAGTTGTTGCAGGGACGCGGCCTGAAAGATCTGGATGTTTTCACTCCGCCGACATTCGATGATGAAGAAGTTGCTGAACACGCGAATTTGGAAACCCACTTTATCGACTCAAGCGGTATGATCTCCTGGGACATGTTCAAAAAGCAAGCCGACTACGCGTTTGCCGACTGGAGCTTCAGCGGCACCACGGAAGAAGAATTCGCCACATTAATGGCGATATTCCAGCAGGAAGATAAAGAAGTTTATATTGCTGACTATGAACATCTGTCCGTTTACGCTTGCCGTATACTGGTTCCGGGCATGTCAGACATTTATCCCGCGGAAGACCTGCTGCTGGCGAATAACAGCATGGGCGCGCATCTGCGTGAAACGCTGCTTGCCCTGCCTGACAGCCATTGGGAAAAAGAAGACTATCTGGCGTTGATCCAACAGTTGGACGACGAAGGCCTTGATGACTTCACCCGCGTTCGCGAATTACTTGGTATCGCAACCGGTAAGGATAACGGTTGGTTCACGCTGCGTGTCGGTGAGTTGAAATCCATGTTGGCGCTGGCGGGAGGCGATCTGGAGCTGGCATTGAGCTGGACCGAGTGGACACAGGACTTTAATGATTCCGTGTTTACAGCACAACGCAGCAACTATTATCGTTGCCTGCAAACCCTCTTGCTGCTGGCGCTGGAGCCGGAGCGCGACCCCTCCGAATACTATGATGCGTTTGTCAAAATGTACGGACGTGAAACGGTCGATGCCGCCAGCGCCGCGATTTATGGTGAACAGTGCTTCCACGGACTTTTCGCGGTGGATGCTGACTTCAGCGCCCTGCCTGCGCATCAGTCTCTGCTGGCGGCTTACGAAAAGCTGCAACAGGCTAAACGCCGGCACTGGCAGAAAAACTGA
- a CDS encoding DUF917 domain-containing protein produces the protein MVRYIDASTIDDIALGAAVLGTGGGGDPYIGSLMVKQVLQQTSPIPILNLDDIEDDNLLIPCSMIGATTVVVEKIMSAGQFVSAFDAMESVLGQSIFATFPIEVGGINSLIPFIVAAQKGLPVVDCDAMGRAFPEAQMVTFFLDGLTSAPNTLADEKGNSVILNPIDGIWSERLSRAITEQMGAACAMCDYPLRGHQLKQSAIKGTLSLAQNIGRILRLACQSGSNPIQALQSVLNAHVIAAGKVVDMERRTTGGFARGKVLLEGMGSFKGELFTVLFQNELLLAYRSSENHAPTQDNLLAVVPDLISILDSESGRPIITEQLRYGQRVNVIAYPCNEKWRTPKGLDVAGPGYFGYPVDFVPIEQLASR, from the coding sequence ATGGTCCGTTATATTGATGCCAGTACGATTGATGATATTGCCCTAGGCGCTGCGGTATTAGGTACTGGCGGTGGGGGAGATCCCTATATCGGTTCTTTGATGGTAAAACAGGTTTTACAACAGACAAGCCCCATTCCTATCCTCAATCTGGATGATATTGAAGATGATAACTTGTTGATCCCATGCAGTATGATTGGGGCGACAACCGTTGTTGTCGAGAAGATCATGTCGGCAGGGCAGTTTGTATCAGCATTTGACGCAATGGAGAGCGTGCTTGGGCAGTCTATTTTCGCAACATTCCCCATTGAAGTCGGCGGTATCAATTCATTGATTCCTTTTATCGTCGCGGCGCAAAAAGGGTTGCCCGTAGTGGATTGCGATGCCATGGGCAGAGCGTTTCCTGAGGCGCAGATGGTGACTTTTTTTCTGGATGGCCTCACGTCGGCGCCTAATACGCTGGCCGATGAAAAAGGCAATTCGGTTATCCTGAATCCTATTGACGGCATCTGGTCGGAACGCTTGTCCAGAGCCATTACGGAACAGATGGGCGCCGCCTGCGCCATGTGCGACTACCCTTTACGTGGCCATCAACTGAAGCAAAGTGCAATTAAGGGAACGCTTTCGCTGGCCCAGAATATTGGCCGAATCCTTCGCCTGGCATGTCAGTCAGGCAGCAATCCTATTCAAGCCTTACAGTCCGTCCTCAATGCACATGTTATTGCTGCCGGTAAAGTTGTGGATATGGAACGTCGCACGACCGGCGGCTTTGCGCGAGGAAAAGTCTTGCTGGAGGGAATGGGAAGTTTCAAAGGCGAGTTGTTTACTGTTCTTTTCCAGAACGAACTGTTGCTGGCTTATCGATCTTCTGAAAACCACGCGCCGACGCAGGATAATCTGCTGGCAGTGGTACCCGATTTGATCTCTATACTGGATAGTGAATCGGGGCGACCGATTATCACCGAACAGCTACGCTACGGTCAGCGGGTCAACGTCATTGCCTATCCGTGCAATGAGAAGTGGCGTACCCCTAAAGGGCTGGACGTTGCCGGGCCTGGCTATTTCGGCTATCCGGTAGATTTTGTGCCGATTGAACAGCTTGCGAGTCGCTGA
- a CDS encoding hydantoinase/oxoprolinase N-terminal domain-containing protein, with amino-acid sequence MLRKIDYRLGIDVGGTNTDAAILDSNLQCVATAKFPTSDDIYSGIEQVIEHVLMQSGIHPEQIHYAMLGTTQCTNAIVERKGLDRVGLLRLSLPSSDSIPPLFGWSDEWRQTFGSHFYQLHGGYEFDGREIHGVQYEEVMAACDKMRGQVACIAICGVFSPVNNAQEQQVASWVKAALPDVSLSLSHRIGSIGLLERENATILNASLQSTARRFVQGFTQALSYHGIQATPFFGQNDGTLMSEETVKQYPILTLTCGPTNSVRGACHLSGLDNALVIDVGGTTTDIGVLVNGFPRESAIAVDVGDVRTHFRMPDIVSIGIGGGTCVRQSNEGDIELGPDSVGYRLLQESISFGGETLTLSDVILQLDASRWIPELTEALPELDKELCRKAYAKMIEQVENAIDRMKSSGAPVPAILVGGGSILLPDTLCGTSQVVRPQHFDVANAIGVALGQVGTQIDKVIRMPDGERDGIRDALYQQAIALAEESGAVPGSVAIIDYQEIPLAYLPGNAVQVKIKAAGQLAQRIAHQPGGDDGR; translated from the coding sequence ATGTTAAGAAAAATCGATTATCGCCTCGGTATTGATGTGGGGGGCACTAACACCGATGCGGCGATTCTGGACTCGAATCTTCAGTGTGTAGCGACGGCAAAGTTTCCTACCAGCGATGATATCTATAGTGGTATTGAGCAGGTTATCGAACATGTCCTGATGCAGTCAGGCATCCATCCAGAACAAATTCACTATGCGATGTTGGGGACAACCCAATGTACCAATGCGATCGTCGAGCGAAAAGGGTTGGATCGCGTCGGGCTGTTGAGATTGAGTCTACCAAGCAGTGACAGCATTCCACCGCTGTTTGGCTGGAGTGATGAATGGCGCCAGACGTTTGGTTCGCACTTCTATCAGCTTCACGGCGGTTACGAATTTGATGGCAGAGAGATTCATGGCGTCCAGTATGAAGAAGTGATGGCCGCCTGTGACAAAATGCGCGGGCAGGTGGCGTGTATCGCCATATGTGGCGTATTTTCTCCCGTGAACAATGCTCAAGAACAGCAGGTTGCAAGCTGGGTCAAGGCGGCTTTACCTGATGTTTCGCTGTCGTTGTCTCACCGCATTGGAAGTATCGGCCTGCTGGAAAGAGAGAATGCGACGATCCTCAACGCCTCGTTACAGAGTACGGCCCGCCGCTTTGTGCAAGGTTTTACACAGGCGCTCTCATATCATGGAATTCAAGCCACGCCATTTTTTGGACAAAATGATGGCACCTTGATGTCCGAAGAGACGGTGAAACAATATCCCATTCTGACCTTGACCTGTGGGCCGACCAACTCAGTTCGAGGCGCCTGCCATTTGTCCGGGCTGGATAATGCACTAGTCATTGATGTCGGCGGTACGACAACGGATATCGGCGTGTTGGTCAATGGTTTTCCGCGTGAGTCGGCCATTGCGGTCGACGTGGGTGATGTGCGCACTCATTTCCGTATGCCGGATATTGTGTCCATCGGTATTGGCGGAGGAACCTGTGTACGTCAAAGTAACGAGGGTGATATCGAACTAGGCCCGGACAGCGTGGGTTATCGATTGCTACAGGAAAGTATCAGTTTCGGTGGCGAGACATTGACGCTGAGCGACGTCATATTGCAATTGGATGCCAGCCGGTGGATACCCGAACTGACCGAGGCGCTTCCCGAACTAGATAAGGAACTCTGCCGGAAAGCGTATGCGAAAATGATTGAGCAGGTTGAGAATGCGATCGATCGTATGAAATCATCGGGTGCTCCGGTGCCTGCGATCTTAGTCGGGGGTGGCAGTATTCTGTTGCCGGATACGCTATGCGGCACCAGCCAGGTGGTTCGGCCACAGCATTTTGATGTGGCGAATGCGATCGGGGTGGCGCTCGGACAGGTTGGCACTCAGATCGATAAAGTGATCAGAATGCCCGATGGTGAGCGGGATGGCATCAGGGATGCGTTATATCAACAGGCCATTGCGCTGGCAGAAGAAAGCGGTGCGGTGCCAGGTAGCGTGGCGATTATCGATTATCAGGAGATTCCTCTGGCTTATTTGCCGGGGAACGCGGTGCAGGTGAAGATAAAAGCAGCCGGGCAGTTGGCACAACGCATTGCCCATCAGCCCGGCGGGGACGATGGGCGGTGA
- the focA gene encoding formate transporter FocA, which translates to MKADNPFTLLLPAAMAKVAEDAGVYKATKQPWTTFYLAITAGVFISIAFVFYITSTTGTSTIPFGIAKLIGGICFSLGLMLVVVCGADLFTSTVLIVIAKASGRITWKQLAYNWANVYIGNLVGALFFVALIWFSGEHMVANGAWGLNVLQTAEHKLEHSFVEALSLGILANLMVCLAVWMSYSGRTLTDKMFAMILPVAMFVASGFEHSIANMFMIPMGIVIKNFAAPEFWNAIGMVPSQFEHLTVSHFITDNLIPVTIGNIIGGGLLVGLTYWVIYLRGGVKH; encoded by the coding sequence GTGAAAGCTGACAACCCCTTTACGCTATTACTACCGGCCGCGATGGCAAAAGTTGCCGAAGATGCCGGCGTTTATAAAGCAACAAAACAACCGTGGACAACCTTTTATTTGGCAATTACCGCTGGCGTTTTCATTTCAATTGCCTTTGTTTTTTATATTACCTCTACCACCGGCACTTCGACGATACCATTTGGTATAGCCAAATTGATCGGTGGTATATGTTTCTCGTTGGGGTTAATGCTGGTTGTCGTTTGTGGCGCGGATTTATTCACCTCTACCGTATTGATTGTCATTGCCAAAGCAAGTGGACGTATTACCTGGAAGCAACTGGCCTACAATTGGGCCAATGTTTACATCGGAAACTTGGTGGGCGCCTTGTTTTTTGTCGCCCTTATTTGGTTCTCTGGCGAGCACATGGTCGCTAACGGCGCATGGGGGCTCAACGTCCTGCAAACTGCTGAACACAAGCTTGAGCACTCGTTCGTCGAAGCGCTGAGCCTGGGGATTTTGGCAAACCTAATGGTCTGTCTGGCCGTGTGGATGAGCTATTCGGGCCGTACTCTCACTGACAAAATGTTTGCGATGATTTTACCCGTCGCTATGTTCGTCGCCAGCGGTTTTGAGCACAGCATCGCGAATATGTTCATGATTCCCATGGGGATCGTCATCAAAAATTTCGCGGCGCCGGAATTCTGGAACGCCATCGGTATGGTGCCGTCTCAGTTTGAGCATTTAACCGTCAGCCACTTCATTACCGATAACCTGATCCCTGTTACGATCGGGAACATCATCGGTGGTGGTTTATTGGTAGGCTTAACATACTGGGTAATTTATTTGCGCGGTGGAGTCAAGCACTAA
- a CDS encoding cytosine permease translates to MSHRGAASGKSQVNRQLYDYEYETVPAEARKRWYVIALIWLAIGIDISGLFLGSFLSGGLPFVQAVSATLIGSALLGILAALCANVGYGCGLSTTLLSISVFGRLGGKLVGILSAVSLLGWFAFQLDFFSVMLQRALVHYQLDFGRLHILLFGMVLMALTAVWGVRALGKLSIFSVPLMLILIISGIVLAATSTPISPVILIKEPIDMGTAISYVVSIWIVSAVLSPDISRYAKTRNDALLGAGLGFFLGNSSTILVALILTHLVGSEDLVEVFFSIGLGLSAILVLIFAQWTTNSFNLVSASLGLSVVISILSRPVLVVLIALVGLLLAYNGMINNFTRFLSLLGVLISPIAGVYLVEYYIFDSARLKQDISPSPALNLAAAAAWFCGSVVSLLTSPDFFNLFRISSISALDGAMSSMVVYIAVHKTFPQLAD, encoded by the coding sequence ATGTCTCACCGCGGCGCTGCGTCAGGAAAATCTCAGGTAAATCGGCAATTATATGATTATGAGTATGAAACAGTGCCCGCCGAAGCGCGTAAACGCTGGTACGTTATTGCCTTGATCTGGCTGGCCATCGGCATCGATATCTCCGGTTTGTTTCTTGGTTCGTTTTTGAGCGGGGGATTGCCGTTTGTTCAGGCGGTAAGCGCGACGCTGATAGGGTCGGCGTTGTTAGGTATATTGGCAGCATTGTGCGCTAATGTCGGTTATGGCTGTGGGTTGTCCACGACGTTATTGAGTATTTCTGTATTTGGCCGTTTGGGTGGGAAATTAGTTGGTATTTTATCTGCGGTTTCTTTACTCGGATGGTTTGCTTTTCAGCTCGATTTTTTTAGCGTAATGCTGCAAAGAGCACTGGTGCATTATCAACTGGATTTTGGGCGTTTACACATATTGTTATTTGGTATGGTATTAATGGCGCTTACGGCTGTCTGGGGCGTCAGAGCATTGGGCAAGTTAAGTATATTCAGCGTGCCGTTGATGCTGATTCTGATAATCTCGGGCATTGTGCTTGCTGCGACAAGTACTCCTATATCGCCTGTCATCCTTATCAAAGAGCCTATCGACATGGGAACGGCTATTTCCTATGTGGTATCCATCTGGATTGTTTCTGCTGTGTTGTCACCTGATATTTCCCGTTATGCGAAAACCCGTAATGATGCTTTATTGGGTGCTGGCTTGGGTTTTTTCCTGGGTAATAGCTCCACCATATTGGTTGCTTTGATTTTGACTCATCTGGTAGGGAGTGAAGATCTGGTTGAGGTATTTTTCAGTATAGGCTTGGGGCTGTCAGCTATATTGGTACTGATATTTGCTCAATGGACCACCAATAGTTTCAATCTCGTATCTGCATCTTTGGGGTTATCTGTCGTGATAAGCATTTTATCGCGGCCAGTGCTGGTTGTATTAATCGCATTGGTTGGTTTGTTATTAGCTTACAACGGCATGATTAATAATTTCACCCGGTTTCTATCACTGTTAGGCGTACTTATTTCTCCAATAGCAGGTGTTTACCTCGTTGAATATTACATTTTTGATTCAGCGCGCTTAAAACAGGATATATCCCCATCTCCGGCTTTGAATTTGGCGGCGGCGGCGGCATGGTTTTGCGGTAGTGTTGTGAGTTTATTAACGTCACCCGATTTTTTTAACCTGTTTAGGATAAGTTCAATTTCTGCCCTGGACGGGGCAATGAGCAGTATGGTGGTTTATATCGCCGTGCATAAAACTTTCCCGCAATTGGCAGATTGA